The DNA window ATCGCAGGCTGAAACAGGGTAGGGGTGCCGCAACGGCATTCCGATCAGGACATAAGGTCGAGGAAACCGACATGAGCGATATCGCAGAACGCGTAAAGAAAATTGTTATTGATCATCTTGGCGTCGATGCCGACAAGGTTGTCGAGAGCGCCAGCTTTATCGACGATCTGGGCGCTGACTCGCTCGACACGGTCGAACTTGTCATGGCTTTCGAAGAAGAATTCGGCGTTGAAATTCCTGACGACGCTGCCGACTCGATCCTGACGGTCGGCGATGCAGTGAAGTTTATTGAGAAGGCCCAGGCCTGATACTGTATATTTGAGAAAGGGCGGGCCTGGAGTCCGCCCTTTTCTTTTCGGCATATTTCTCCATAGAATATAAGAGACGGGGGAAACCACGCGATGAGACGTGTCGTCATCACCGGTACCGGCATGGTATCACCCTTGGGATGCGGAACTGAGGTGACGTGGTCTCGGCTGCTTGCCGGCCAGAACGGTGCCCGTCTGGTCACCGAATTCGAAGTCGATGACCTTCCCGCCAAGATCGCTTGCCGTATCCCGATCGGCGACGGCACCGATGGCACGTTCAGTGCCGATCAGTGGATGGAGCCGAAGGAGCAGCGCAAGGTTGATCCCTTTATCATCTACGGCATGGCCGCCGCCGACATGGCGCTTGCCGATGCCGACTGGCATCCCGAGACGGATGAGGATCAGATTGCCACCGGTGTGCTGATCGGCTCCGGCATTGGCGGCATCGAAGGCATCGTCGAGGCAGGCTACACCCTGCGCGACAAGGGTCCCCGCCGCATCTCCCCCTTCTTCATCCCCGGCCGCCTGATCAACCTCGTTTCCGGCCAGGTCTCGATTCGCCACAAGCTGCGCGGACCCAATCATTCGGTTGTCACCGCCTGCTCCACCGGCGCGCATGCGATCGGCGATGCCGCGCGGCTGATCGCTCTTGGTGACGCCGACGTCATGGTCGCCGGCGGTACGGAATCTCCCGTCAGCCGTATTTCGCTCGCAGGATTTGCCGCCTGCAAGGCGCTGTCGACCCAGCACAATGACGATCCGCAGAAAGCTTCGCGCCCCTATGACCGTGATCGCGACGGCTTCGTCATGGGCGAGGGCGCCGGCATTGTCGTGCTCGAAGAGTTGGAGCATGCCAAGGCCCGCGGCGCCAAGATCTACGCCGAAGTCGTCGGCTATGGCCTGTCGGGTGACGCCTATCACATCACTGCGCCTTCCGAAGACGGCGAGGGTGCCGGCCGCTGCATGGCGATGGCGCTGAAGCGCGCCGGCCTGACGCCGGCCGACATCGATTACATCAACGCCCACGGTACTTCGACCATGGCCGACACGATCGAACTCGGGGCTGTCGAGCGCCTGGTCGGCAACGCAGCGTCCAAGATCTCCATGTCCTCGACCAAATCGGCGACGGGACATCTTCTCGGTGCTGCCGGTGCGATTGAGGCGATCTTCGCGACACTTGCCATCCGTGACAACATTGCGCCGCCGACGCTCAATCTCGACAATCCCGAACGCGAGACGGCGATCGATCTTGTTCCGCACAAGGCTCGTGAGCGAGAAATCAACGTGGCCCTGTCCAACTCGTTCGGATTCGGCGGCACGAACGCATCGCTT is part of the Rhizobium bangladeshense genome and encodes:
- the fabF gene encoding beta-ketoacyl-ACP synthase II, yielding MRRVVITGTGMVSPLGCGTEVTWSRLLAGQNGARLVTEFEVDDLPAKIACRIPIGDGTDGTFSADQWMEPKEQRKVDPFIIYGMAAADMALADADWHPETDEDQIATGVLIGSGIGGIEGIVEAGYTLRDKGPRRISPFFIPGRLINLVSGQVSIRHKLRGPNHSVVTACSTGAHAIGDAARLIALGDADVMVAGGTESPVSRISLAGFAACKALSTQHNDDPQKASRPYDRDRDGFVMGEGAGIVVLEELEHAKARGAKIYAEVVGYGLSGDAYHITAPSEDGEGAGRCMAMALKRAGLTPADIDYINAHGTSTMADTIELGAVERLVGNAASKISMSSTKSATGHLLGAAGAIEAIFATLAIRDNIAPPTLNLDNPERETAIDLVPHKAREREINVALSNSFGFGGTNASLVLSRYAQ
- a CDS encoding acyl carrier protein, with product MSDIAERVKKIVIDHLGVDADKVVESASFIDDLGADSLDTVELVMAFEEEFGVEIPDDAADSILTVGDAVKFIEKAQA